A window from Longibacter salinarum encodes these proteins:
- a CDS encoding sulfotransferase family 2 domain-containing protein, producing MIISHKHRFIYVKTRKTASTSLEIALSKFCGPDDIITPIDERGEAKRRERGYRGPQNFYVPLKYYDRFDWATLLLRQRRKEFYNHRTADFIQDHVEPGIWDSYYTFSFERNPFDKAVSFYYYKTNEPRPNFNTWIHECRESRLTNWPIYTINGHMALDHLARYENLEAELAHLRDAIGLPDDIELPKAKSGFRPERSPYTELMDDAARERIELVCAREIRLMGYSFGD from the coding sequence ATGATCATCAGTCACAAGCACCGGTTCATTTACGTGAAGACCCGGAAGACCGCCAGTACGAGCCTGGAGATAGCGCTGTCAAAGTTTTGCGGCCCGGACGACATCATCACGCCAATCGATGAGCGGGGAGAGGCGAAGCGACGGGAGCGGGGCTACCGCGGACCGCAGAATTTCTACGTTCCGCTGAAATACTACGACCGCTTCGACTGGGCGACGCTGTTGCTCCGTCAACGTCGGAAAGAATTCTATAATCACCGTACGGCGGATTTTATCCAGGACCACGTCGAGCCTGGCATCTGGGATTCGTACTACACGTTCTCCTTTGAGCGTAACCCGTTCGACAAGGCCGTCAGTTTCTATTACTACAAGACGAACGAGCCTCGGCCGAACTTTAACACGTGGATCCACGAATGTCGAGAAAGCCGTCTGACGAACTGGCCGATCTACACGATCAACGGACACATGGCGCTCGATCATCTCGCCCGATACGAAAACCTTGAGGCCGAACTCGCACATCTTCGCGATGCGATTGGCCTTCCGGACGACATCGAATTGCCCAAGGCAAAGAGTGGATTTCGGCCCGAGCGGTCGCCCTACACGGAATTGATGGACGATGCCGCACGGGAACGCATCGAACTGGTCTGCGCTCGTGAGATCCGCCTGATGGGCTACTCCTTCGGAGACTGA